A window of Aurantibacillus circumpalustris genomic DNA:
CAGCTTCTAACTGGTCGATGTAGTATTGGCCTTGTATGGTATACACTTCCTGTTCATTTGCACGGTAAGCAGAGCCGATGAGTTTTAATTTTGTTTTACTATTCGGACGATAAGTCGTTGAAAGGCCGCCCATATAGGTATTGTATTGCATCAATTCCTGCCCGTCAAAATAAATGGTTAATCTTAATGCATCTTTTACTGTTCCAAAATCGGTTTCGCGGTTAACTGGTTTTACAAGGTATTTATTGGAGGCTATGTTTCCTAAAAACTCAATCTTTAATTTTGGATTAACATCAAAGGTTAAAAAGCTCTGAAAGTCTGTAGCACTTGGTCTGTAACCGCCACTCGTATTTAGTTTAGTATCTAAGCTTGATAACAAATAACTATTTGTGCGGTAACGTCCACCAATGTTCCAGGCTATTAATCGGTTCTTTGAAATCCCTTCTAATTGCACATTTCCACCCAAAAAACTGGCAGAAGCATTGCCGGCAAATTTTAAGGGTTTACGATAAGTGATATCAAGAACACTGCTCAATTTATCGCCATACTTTGCATCGAATCCGCCTGCCGAAAAAACGATGTTTGAAACCATGTTTGGGTTGGCAAAACTCAAGCCCTCTTGTTGCCCACTGCGAACCAAAAAAGGACGATATACTTCAATGTCGTTTACATAAACTAAATTTTCGTCAAAATTACCTCCACGCACACTATAGCCGCTGCTTAACTCGTTGTTGCTACTAACTCCGGCTTGCGTTTTAATAATGCTCTCAACGCTCTCACTTGGCCCTGGAATGCGGCTTATTATTTTAGGATCAAGCACTACAATTTCCTGGCTGGAGGTTTTAAAATCACGAACTTCAACTGTTTCAAAGGTGTTTTTAAAATCAAGAACCGGTGAATAAGTAATTGTTTGATCTCCTTTAGCTTCTAGTGTGTGCGTTGCGGCAGTATGACTGATATCGTAATAAACAAGCGTGTATATTTTTCCAGATTCAAGACTAAGCGAATAAAATCCTTTTTCATTGGTGTAGGTGGTAATCTTGGTATCTTCTTTCACGCCAATAACCACTCTTTCAAGCGCCTCACCATCTGTTCCTTTCACGAAGCCTGAAACGGTAGTTGTTTGGGCGTTTACAACCGAAACAAAACAGATTAAAATAAAAAGGATATGTTGCCTAAGAGCTTTCAGAAAATTATTAAGATAACGAATATACAGAGATATTATTATTTACTAAAACCATTTATTTCAGCTTTCCAGTATTGTGAATGAGTGTGCTGTTGTAGGTTTGAAAAAACGCTCTGCTGCGATGAAGTTCAATAGAGTCTAAATTATTGTATTTACCTGTAATCGGCTGTGATAAGGTACTGTCTTTTGTATATTGATAGGTTGCGCTTAATATTGGCATTTTAAAGCAATACAACATAGAATCATTAAAAAGAAACTCCGTAGAACTAGCATAAAAATAATCGTTACCATATTCTTTTGATCTAAACGATTCACCAAAACTAAAGAAGGGTCTGTTGTAGCCCAATAAATCCATTACACTTGGAAGAATATCCATTTGAGAAAAAACTTTTTTATGATCTTTTTTTAATAAATTATCAGGTACAAAAAAAAGAATTGGAATACCTTGGTTCCCTACAACATTGGTGTAAAAAGGATGCTTAGATACACTTCCATGATCTGCAGTCAACACAAACAGTGTGTTATTATACCAATCTGTTTTTTTAGCGGCATTAAAAAATTGTTTCAAAGAATAGTCTGCATAACCTATAGATTCAGAATTTTCTAAATCTCCCTTTGGAAATTTGTTTTTGTATTTTTCTGGAATTTTATAAGGATGATGCGAGCTAAGGGTAAAAATAGCCGTGTGAAAAGGCTGTTTAAATGAGTTCATTTTTTTTACAGAGTACTTCAGAAAAGGTTCATCCCAGATGCCCCAAAAATCATCAAAATCACTATTGTCGTTGTATTCGTTTTTTCCATAGTACGCTTGGTAGCCAGCGAGCGAAGCCCAGGAATCAAAATTCATAGTACCGTTAATTCCACCATGAAAAAAAGCGGTTTGATAACCTTCTGCACTTAGAATGGAAGCGATAGATGTTTGATCATTTAAAGCATACAATGAGTTGATAAAAGGATTCTCCATAAATGTAGGGAGACTCGATAAAATGGCAGGAATACCTTCAATAGACTTGCTTCCATTCGAAAATGCATTGCTGCAAACAAGCGAGTGATCCATTAAACTATCCAGAAAAGGGGTGTAACTTATTCTACCCAGCTTCGTGTATTCTTTTGCAAAACTTTCAAGAATAAGAACTACAACATTTTGTTTTTTGAATTCAGAATCTTTGTAATGACGAACTGGATTGTATATGCTTTTTAATTCATCTGGCGAATAAAAATTGTACTCTGCAATTGCTTCCACTTCCATTGATTTTATGATGGTAAAAGGTGTATTTAAAACAATGGGCACTTCTTCAATACTTGTAACAGAACCTGCTTCCACAATGGTTATGGGCACGCGCTGCAAACCGCCTCTAACAGCCAAAACACCAAAACCTGCACTTAACACAAACATTAAAGTAATAAGAGCCCATTGTTTTGGTTTGGAAAAACTGTACTTAGTAATTATGGGCTTTAGTTTTATACGATTGTAAAAATAAACCAACACTACAATGATTGCCACAAAAAACAAAACAGCCCACCAAAAGTCTTTAAGAAATTGCGGAATGAGTTTGCTCATATCACTTTGACCGCCCATTTGTTTGAACAAATCAGCGCTCGAGCGTTTCCGGATAAAAGGAAAATAAGCAATATCAATACAATTAACAGCAATAAAAACGGTGTTACAAATAACAAATAACGATTTTAAAAGTATCTGGTAAGGTCTGCCAGAGAAAAAATTTGATGGCAGAATAGACAATAGAATAAACAAGCTATTAGACACCACAATGCTAAAAGAATCTGTTCTCAGTCCATAAAAACAATCTGCAATAAGGTCAAATGTATTTACAGTTTGGAAATAGCCAATATTTGAAAAATAGAAAAACAAGCGACAAACAAAATAGGCCATGTAGCATAGTAAGAGCCGTTTTATTACAAGTAAAAGTTGTTGTGAATAGGTTGTGATCACTTAGATTTAATTTCTGTGCTGTTTTGCGGATGAATAGAATCTTAATTTTAAAAAATGATAGTTTAATGCATTTAATTTCTGAAAATTACTGAAATTAGCAGATTAGTGAACGCAAATATAAAAGAAGATATTCATAGGCTGTTAAAAAAATACTGGGGATTTGATAGTTTCAGGCCTTTGCAAGAAGATATTATTCTTTCTGTGTTGGATAAACACGATACACTCGCTCTTTTACCAACAGGTGGTGGCAAATCTTTGTGTTTTCAAGTGCCGGGATTAGCTCTGGGAGGTACAACTTTGGTGATTTCACCACTAATTGCTTTAATGAACGATCAGGTTCAAAATCTTAAAAAGAAAGGTATTTCGGCAGTAGCCATAAGCGCTGCCATGAATTTTAAAGAAATTGATGTAGCACTTAATAATGCGGCACTGGGACATGTACAGTTTATTTACGTTTCACCTGAACGTTTGCAAAATGAAACCTTTGTACAAAAGATTTCTTACTTACCAATTACCCTAATTGCTGTAGATGAGGCGCATTGTATTTCTCAGTGGGGTTTCGATTTCAGACCAAGTTATCGAAAGATAGCGACGCTTCGCCCTTATTTTCCAGATTGTAAAATCATTGCTTTGACTGCAAGTGCAACGAAAGACGTTGTAGAAGATATTCAAAAGCAGCTAGATTTTAAAGATGCGAATGTATTCAGACAGTCGTTTGTGCGCAAGAATTTACGCTATGTGGTACAGTTGGAAGAAAATAAAATTGAGCGCCTTTTTAAATTGATTCATAACATTGGCGGTTCTGGTTTAGTTTATGTGCGTAACCGAAAAAAAACAGAAGAGCTGGCTGCGTTTTTAAAGAAAAATAAAATTTCTTCCATGGCATACCATGCTGGTTTAAAATACGAACAAAGGCAGAGTGTGCAGCAACAATGGATTGATAATAACGTACAAGTAATTTGTGCCACCAACGCCTTTGGAATGGGGATTGATAAACCTGATGTGCGTTTTGTGGTGCATCTTGATTTACCCGAAAGTCTTGAAGCGTATTTTCAGGAAGCGGGCAGGGGTGGTCGTGACGGGAAAATTGCTTACTCCACCATATTTTATACAAAAGCAGATCAACAGCGTCTTATAGATAATTTTCAATATGCATTTCCTGAATTGGATTATGTGAAAAATACCTACCAAGCAATTTGTAATTATTATCAGATTGCTATTAGCGCAGGGCAAGGTACTAACGTGCAATTCGATATTGATAAAATTTGTAAAAGCTACAACCTGTCGCCTATATTGGTTTACAATAGCATTAAGTTTTTAGAGAAAGAAAATTATCTTTCTTTAATTGACGGCGGGTTTGAACCTTCCAAAGTGCTTTTTACCGCTAACAAAGAAGATATTTATCAATTCGAATTACTCTACCCGAAGTTTGAGCCACTTGTAAAAACGCTTCTTCGCAGCTATGGCGGCTTGTTTGAGAATTATGTGTACATCAACGAAAAAGATCTTGCTTACCGTGTGAAAATAAGTGCGGCCTCAATCATGGAATACCTTGCCTATCTCGATAAACAGGAAATTTTATCTTATGTACCGCAGTCTGCACTTCCCAAACTTGTGTTTATGCAAGACCGTGTTCATGCAAATTATCTGGAATTTAATCCTGAAAATTACCACCGTTTAAAAGAACAATACCTTGAACGTATTAACTCTGTAATTGAGTACACCAATAATGATAAGCTTTGCAGACAGGTTCAATTGTTGATGTATTTTAACGAATTTAATTATAGCGATTGCGGACATTGTGACGTGTGTATTTCCAAACGCCCAAAGGATTATGAAACGGTTAAAACTAAGCTCCTTACTTCCTTAAAAAATAAAAGTCTTACCCTTGAACAATTAAAAGATAAAATGAAAAGTTCTAACGATGAAACCTGGATCAAAGCCTTTAATGAGCTCATTGATGACAATATTATCGTTGAAGAAGAGAGTATCTTCTATCTTAAAAAAGATTCTAAGGAAAGACTTTAATTTCCACAGATCTTCCCGTAAGCGTATTCAACTCCATCGCCAAATAGCGGTGGTAAAGCGTAAACACATTTAAAGGTTTAATGGTATGAAGACTAAACGTAAGTTCGTTATCGCCAAAAGAAACAATTGGGTTGTCGTAAATGGAGTTCTGACAGGTTTTAAAAATGGTGTCTACTTTTAAGGACGCTATATTGCACTTAAAAATTCCATTGGAGTTTGACCAATAAAAATTTTCATCCGTTTTATCTAAAGTAAGATTATCAAAATTTATTTGTCCAGCTTTACTATATACAGGGCCACTTATAAGCGTTCTGTTATTAGATTGATTTTCGAAATCGGTATAATATACATCGCAAGTGTTGCTATTCACTTTAAGCGTTAACAGTTTGTCACTTTTTTTGAAAGTCGCTAAATAGGGAAGTTCTGCTTCAAATTCAAGAAGAAAATTTCCACTCACGTTTATCTTCATCATTTTTGGTGGTACATTAAAATAACCTTCGCTAAAATAATAAATCACATTCCCGGTGTAATCCCAATAAGGATTGTGAGCATGGTTGTCGTTGGTTAATGCTATTAGACTATCACCAGAATTTTTAACGACGAAAATATTATTTTGAGAATCGCTAAATGTAATCCAGCCTTTGTTATTTACTTGCGGTAAATATTTTCCTAATGGGTAAATATATTTGGCTGTTTTAGAGGGAATATCGTAGAATAAGAGCTTATTCGAGCCAAGTGCGTCTCCGTTCACCACCATAATAATTTTGTTTGAATTAACGGGATCGAAAAGAAAGGCATTGATGTTTTTATTTCCGTCTTCTAAGCTATCTATCCATTCAAAAGGAGGTGGAGGCAAAGGGAGATCTTCACATTTAAATTCTTCTACGGGAGTTTCTACAATAGGCGGCACAGGCGTGTTGTTCTCAGGTGGTTTGTCTTTTTTACCACAAGCTGATAAAAGTAAAATAGATAGAAACGCTATGTAATAGATTGATCGCACTAAATGTCTCATAAAGTTATTAATAAAAGCTCAGATGCCGATTTTATATGGCTATTAATTATGAAACACCTGCTTTTAATTTCTTTTTGGGAGCCACGAACCTGCCTGCCGTCGCGCGGCATAGGCAACGGTAGGCAGGTTCCACGAATTAGCACGAATGGTTTTCCAGTGATTTGATTCTTTCAGATTAGTGTAATTAGTGGCAGACAGAAGCACTGATTACCTCTCCCAAACAGTCCTCACCAAAAGCGCATTCGAAAAATCTTCGCCTTTAATTTTTACATTCCCAACAAAACCACCAAGAAAACCAAGACTCTTACAATTCTTATCAAACACCTCAGACGTCATATCATTTCCGCAAGCATTTTGATCAAACACAAACACGGTAGCACCTTGAAATGTGTACTCGTTTACTTTCAGTCCTTTTTCACAAGAAGTCTTTGAAAATGCTTCTATTGAGGCTTTGATACAATCGGGTATCTTACCACTTTGTTCATTGGACTTTTTTGTTTTGCAACAGACCAATAAGAGCAAACAGTTTATCAAAAGGAATATTTTTTTCATAATAAATACAAGAGTAAAATTACATTATTTGTTCCTATTGGTTATAGTTTCCATCTGCCCATTTTAAAGCAGGATTTACCCATTCTGGCAATGGTTTGTATAAGAAGCCATGTCTTAGCCCTGTATTAATTTCAATTTCTTTGTAATGATTTATTCCTGTGGAAGCATTCTTTAATGACAGACAGGTGCCTGCGCCATCGCTTTTTTCGTAGACAGAAAGAATGTTTCCGTAAAAATTAAGTTCAGCATTTGTTTCATCTCTGTAGCAAGCGGCCATAAACACATAATTAATGTCTTTGTTCTTTGCATAAGAGGATACATACATGGCTATCAACGCACCTTTGGAAGCACCAATAACGGTTACTCTCTTTGCTTCAACACCTTTCTTTAAAAGGCTATCAATTTGTTTTTTTATTTTGAGCGCATAGGGTTTTACGTCGGTGTCCTTTGCTCGGACTTCACTCAAAACCAATGCTTTGTTTTTTCTCAATGAATCGAGAATGTCATTGTATTTATAGGCTCCGTAACTATTTATCTTATCAACCGCTTCAGCACCTTGATTTTCGATAATTTTACCATGCAAGTAAAAAATATAATTCTGTGAGAATGTTTGAGTAGATGCAAAGAGCAGTAATGTTAGCGTAAGCAGTTTTTTCATAGCACGGATTTAAAGTAAATGTAAAGGTTTTCATTTAATCTATGCTAAACACTTTACTCAGTTTGTAACACAAAAAAAATCCCGCTCTTTTTCAAAAGCGGGATTCTTATTATAAAATTAAACTATTAAGCTTTATCTTCTTTTTTGCTTCGCTTTGTTTTAGGCTTGTGAGCACTTACAATAATTTCATCTTTTTCTTTATTGTAATCCACTTCAATTTCATCGCCTTCCGTTAAGCTGCTTTTAATGATTTCTTCAGCCATAGGATCTTCCAAATACTTTTGAATGGCCCTTTTTAATGGTCTTGCACCGTAGTTCACATCGTAACCTTTTTCAACAATGTAATCTTTAGCCGCATCACTAATCTTAATCACAAAACCTAATCCGTTTACTCTTCCAAAAAGACTAGCCAATTCAATATCAATAATTTTATGAATGTCTTCTTTTTGAAGTGAGTTAAACATAATCACATCATCAATACGATTTAAAAACTCAGGTGCAAAAGCTTTTTTCAAAGCGCTTTCAATTACTCCTTTTGAGATCTCATCTTCTCCATCTTTTCTGGTAGCTGTACCAAATCCAACACCCACACCAAAGTCTTTTAACTGACGCGCACCAATGTTACTGGTCATGATAATGATGGTGTTTTTAAAATCAATCTTTCTTCCAAGACTGTCCGTTAACATCCCATCATCCAACACTTGTAATAACATATTGAATACATCTGGATGCGCTTTTTCGATCTCATCTAATAAGATAACCGAGTAGGGGCGACGACGTACTTTTTCAGTTAACTGTCCACCTTCTTCATACCCAACATATCCCGGAGGTGCTCCAATTAAACGCGTAGTAGCAAACTTCTCCATGTATTCACTCATATCGATACGGATTAACGCATCGTCGTTATCGAATAAATGTTTTGCCAATACTTTTGCTAATTGCGTTTTACCAACCCCAGTAGGACCTAAAAATATAAAAGAGCCAATTGGTTTGTTTGGATCTTTTAATCCAGCACGGTTACGTTGAATCGCTTTTACAACCTTTTCCAAAGCTTTATCCTGACCAATTACTTTACCTTGCAGCAAAGCATTCATTTTGATCAGTTTTTCGCCTTCGTTTTGGTTTACACGTTGAACAGGCACTCCACTCATCATACTCACTACTTCCGCCACATTTTCTTCAGAAACAGTCACTCTATTTTGTTTGGTTTCTTCTTCCCAAGCCTTTTTAGCAGCTTCTAACTGCGCGTGTAATTGTTTTTCAGTATCGCGTAATCTTGCAGCTTCTTCGTATTTCTGACTGCGAACTACCTGATTTTTCAATTCCTTTATTTCTTCAATCTTACCTTCAATCTCCACAATGTTTTGTGGCACATTAATATTCGTAATGTGAACGCGACTTCCAGCCTCATCTAAAGCATCAATAGCTTTATCCGGTAAATGTCTGTCTGTAATATACCTTGCTGTTAAGGCAACGCAAGCTTTTATCGCTTCGTCAGTATACGTTACGTTATGATGGTCTTCGTATTTCGATTTAATGTTGTGTAAAATCTGAAGCGTTTCATCTGGCGTAGCAGGTTCAATAATTACCTTTTGGAAACGACGCTCTAAAGCACCGTCTTTTTCGATGTACTGACGGTACTCATCTAAAGTCGTTGCACCAATACATTGTATCTCACCACGCGCTAAAGCAGGCTTAAACATGTTACTCGCGTCTAAACTACCACTAGCACCACCAGCACCAATAATTGTATGAATTTCATCAATGAATAAAATCACATCTGGACTTTTTTCCAATTCGTTCATGACCGCTTTCATACGCTCTTCAAACTGACCGCGGTACTTAGTCCCTGCAACCAAAGAAGCAAGATCTAAAGTCACCACACGTTTTCCAAATAACACACGCGATACTTTGCGTTGAACAATGCGTAAGGCTAAACCTTCTGCGATACTTGATTTACCAACACCTGGCTCACCAATTAAAATCGGATTGTTCTTTTTACGACGCGATAAAATTTGTGATACGCGCTCAATTTCTTTTTCACGGCCAACAACAGGATCCAGTTTTCCATCTTCAGCCATCTTGGTTAAATCTCTTCCGAAATTATCAAGAACGGGTGTTTTAGATTTACTCTCACCTTGTTTTTTCTGACCACCAGTTGTGCCACCGCCACCAAAGTTTGCTTCTTCAGCATCATCTTCATCACCACCACCGGTAGCAGAGTTTTCAATGCGTCCCGGATTTTCGAGAAACCCCTCTAATTCTGCGCGTGCAGCATCGTAATCAATGCCGTATTTTAATAATGTTTTTGTAACAACATTGTCATTCTCTTTCAAAATACACAACAATAAATGCTCTGTACCTATTTGAATAGATTTAAATGTTTTTGCTTCGAGGTAGGTGAGTTTAAGTGTCTTTTCTGCTTGTTTAACTAAAGGGATGTTTGCAAGGTTGTTAGACTTGCGTAATCCTGGAGTAAGACTTTGCTCAATGCTCTTTCTTAGTTCAGAGGAATCTATCCCCAGATTTTTGAGTAAACGCATTCCTACGCCGTCCCCGTCTCTAATCATGCCAAGCATTAAATGCTCAATACCTATATAATCGTGCCCTAATCTAAGAGCCTCTTCCCGGCTGTACGTAATGACGTCTTTTACCCTGGGTGAAAATTTTGCTTCCATATACTAGTTTCCTTATTTGTTTGGTTAAGTTACATATATAATGCCAAAACCAAAAATAGGTTTAAATAAGTGGAATAGCCTATTCCATAATTGGTTTTTTTAACAAATATTTTGTTGATAAGTTTTAGGTGTATTTGCTGATTTTTCGGTACTTTCATGGGTTCAAAAGAATATTCTGAGCTTCTATTTTAAGTGGACAAGTGTTAAACATTGAGCCTGACAAAAGAGCATAAGAAAGCAACAAAAAAACAGTAATTAAAAATTAGATAACAAAGAAATAATATGGCAGACGGAGAAAAAATTATTCCTATTAACATTGAAGATGAAATGAAAACGGCTTATATCGATTATTCGATGTCGGTTATTGTGTCGCGTGCTTTACCCGATGTAAGGGATGGTTTAAAACCTGTACACAGAAGGGTGTTGTACGGGATGTTGGATTTAGGTGTACTTCACAATCGTTCTTACAAAAAATCAGCACGTATTGTTGGAGAGGTTTTAGGTAAGTATCACCCACACGGTGATGCTTCTGTATATGACACAATGGTGCGTATGGCGCAGGATTGGAGCCTTCGTTACATGTTAGTTGATGGCCAAGGTAACTTTGGTTCTGTAGATGGTGATCCACCTGCTGCAATGCGTTACACTGAGGTGCGTTTCCGTAAGATTGCGGAAGAGATGATGGCAGATATCGAAAAAGATACTGTTGATTTTCGTCCAAACTTTGACGACTCGTTAACAGAGCCTACAGTTCTTCCTACACGTATTCCTGCTTTATTAATGAATGGTTCTTCTGGTATTGCTGTGGGAATGGCTACCAATATGGCGCCGCACAACCTGACAGAATGTATCAATGCTATTTTGGCATACATCGATGACAACGAAATTGATATTGATGGTTTAATGAAACACGTTAAAGCACCTGATTTCCCTACTGGTGGAACAATTTATGGATATCAAGGTGTGAAAGATGCTTTTCATACTGGTCGCGGACGTGTTGTATTGCGTGCCAAAGCAAACATTGAACCTGTAAATGACAGAGAACGAATTATTGTTACAGAAATTCCATATCAAATTAATAAGGCGGAAATGATTAAACGCCAATGGGAATTATGTAACGAAAAGAAAATTGAAGGCATCAGCGAAATTCGCGACGAGAGTAACCGTGAGGGAATGCGCATTGTTTACGAATTACGTAGAGATGCCATGTCAAACGTTGTATTAAATAATTTATACAAGTTTTCGGCGCTTCAAACTTCTTTCTCAATTAATAATGTTGTATTAGTTAAGGGACGTCCGCAAATGCTAAACTTAAAAGACATGATTCACCATTTTGTGGATCACCGTCATGAAGTAGTTGTGCGCCGTACGAAATACGAATTGGCACAAGCAGAAAAACGTGCACACATTTTACAAGGTTTATTAATTGCGATTGATCATTTAGATGAAGTAATTAAAATCATTCGTGAGAGCGAAAGCCCTGATATAGCAAGAGATGAGTTGATTGGTAAATTTAATTTATCAGAAATTCAGGCACGTGCTATTTTGGATATGCGTTTAAGAACTTTAACCGGACTTGAGCGTGATAAAATCAAATCGGAGTACGAAGAATTGATGAAAACTATTGCTCACTTAAATGAAATTTTAAATAACGAACCATTGCGTTTTAAAATTATTCGCGAAGAATTGGAAGAAATAAAAGATAAATATGGTGATGAGCGCCGTACAGACATCGTTTATGCTGGTGATGATTTACGCATGGAAGATATGATCGTGGATGAGAATGTTGTTATAACTATCTCACACATGGGTTACATGAAGCGAACCAATCTTGCCGAATACAGAGCTCAAAACCGCGGTGGTAAAGGAAGTAAAGGAACAGCCACCAGAGATGAAGATTTTGTAGAACATATGTTTATTGCTTCTACACACAATTACATTTTATTATTTACAGAAAAAGGACAAGTGTATTGGATTCGTGCTTACGAAGTTCCTGAAGGAAATAAAACCAGTAAAGGAAGAGCCATTCAAAATCTCATCAGCATACAACCAGATGATAAAGTAAAAGCATTTATCAATATTAAAGATTTGAATGATGAAGAATACATTCAAAACAACTTTATTATTTTATGTACGAAGGAAGGTATCATTAAGAAAACTTCTGTAGAAGCATATTCACGTCCACGCGCTAATGGTATTAATGCTATTACTATTCGTGAAGGAGATATTTTATTGGAAGCTGCTTTAACTAACGGTAAAAATGAAATCATGCTTGCTACCAAATTAGGTAAGGTATGCCGTTTTAACGAAGCGAAAGTAAGACCAATGGGGCGTAATGCCAGTGGTGTTCGCGGAATTGATTTGAATGATGAAGAAGGTGGTAACAATGAAGTAGTTGGAATGATTTGTATTGCTGATGCAGAAGCTAACGTTTTAGTTGTTTCAGAAAAAGGATACGGTAAACGTTCTGATATTGATGAATACAGGGTTACTAACCGCGGTGGTAAAGGTGTAAAAACTATAAACATCACTGAAAAAACTGGAAATCTGGTTGCTATTAAGTCTGTAACAGATGCCAATGATTTAATGATCATCACTAAAAATGGTATTACCATTCGTATGAATGTATCTGATTTACGTTTAATGGGACGTGCAACACAAGGTGTACGTTTGATTAATATTCAAGATAGCGATAGTATTGCTGCTGTTACTAAAGTAGATCATGAAGAGGAGGAAGAAGAAACTATCACGGATGTAACGGATACAGCTACTCCAGCAGCGGAGAATGATGGATCTGATGCTACTACCAACGATACTGAACCAGATTCACCAGAAAATAATACTACACCAACGGACGATATTAGTTAATAACGGAAGTCGGTATTAAGCGTAAAGAATTATCTTTATAAAAAATTACAAGAACAGAATATGTACTTCATCAAATGATGAAACCTCTATTCTGTTTTTGTTTTATAAACTTTTAAAAACAACAAAATGACTAAAAAGATTTTACTATCAGGTGCACTTAGTTTCCTAGCATTAGGAACGTTGCTGGCCCAACCTACATTAGTTGAAAAGGTGGAAGCAACAGCAGGTAAAGTGGTAATTCCCTACGAAAGATGGAAATTACCAAATGGATTAACGATTTTATTGCACGAAGATCATTCCGATCCTGTAGTAAATATCATGGTAACTTACAACGTAGGTTCGAACCGTGAAAGTCTTGGTAAGTCTGGTTTTGCGCACTTTTTTGAGCACATGATGTTTCAAGGATCCAAACATGTGGGTGATGAGCAACATTTTAAAATGGTTTCAACCGCAGGTGGTGATATGAATGGATTTACTCAGCGTGATAAAACTGTTTATTATGAAACACTTCCTTC
This region includes:
- the gyrA gene encoding DNA gyrase subunit A, giving the protein MADGEKIIPINIEDEMKTAYIDYSMSVIVSRALPDVRDGLKPVHRRVLYGMLDLGVLHNRSYKKSARIVGEVLGKYHPHGDASVYDTMVRMAQDWSLRYMLVDGQGNFGSVDGDPPAAMRYTEVRFRKIAEEMMADIEKDTVDFRPNFDDSLTEPTVLPTRIPALLMNGSSGIAVGMATNMAPHNLTECINAILAYIDDNEIDIDGLMKHVKAPDFPTGGTIYGYQGVKDAFHTGRGRVVLRAKANIEPVNDRERIIVTEIPYQINKAEMIKRQWELCNEKKIEGISEIRDESNREGMRIVYELRRDAMSNVVLNNLYKFSALQTSFSINNVVLVKGRPQMLNLKDMIHHFVDHRHEVVVRRTKYELAQAEKRAHILQGLLIAIDHLDEVIKIIRESESPDIARDELIGKFNLSEIQARAILDMRLRTLTGLERDKIKSEYEELMKTIAHLNEILNNEPLRFKIIREELEEIKDKYGDERRTDIVYAGDDLRMEDMIVDENVVITISHMGYMKRTNLAEYRAQNRGGKGSKGTATRDEDFVEHMFIASTHNYILLFTEKGQVYWIRAYEVPEGNKTSKGRAIQNLISIQPDDKVKAFINIKDLNDEEYIQNNFIILCTKEGIIKKTSVEAYSRPRANGINAITIREGDILLEAALTNGKNEIMLATKLGKVCRFNEAKVRPMGRNASGVRGIDLNDEEGGNNEVVGMICIADAEANVLVVSEKGYGKRSDIDEYRVTNRGGKGVKTINITEKTGNLVAIKSVTDANDLMIITKNGITIRMNVSDLRLMGRATQGVRLINIQDSDSIAAVTKVDHEEEEEETITDVTDTATPAAENDGSDATTNDTEPDSPENNTTPTDDIS
- a CDS encoding ATP-dependent Clp protease ATP-binding subunit yields the protein MEAKFSPRVKDVITYSREEALRLGHDYIGIEHLMLGMIRDGDGVGMRLLKNLGIDSSELRKSIEQSLTPGLRKSNNLANIPLVKQAEKTLKLTYLEAKTFKSIQIGTEHLLLCILKENDNVVTKTLLKYGIDYDAARAELEGFLENPGRIENSATGGGDEDDAEEANFGGGGTTGGQKKQGESKSKTPVLDNFGRDLTKMAEDGKLDPVVGREKEIERVSQILSRRKKNNPILIGEPGVGKSSIAEGLALRIVQRKVSRVLFGKRVVTLDLASLVAGTKYRGQFEERMKAVMNELEKSPDVILFIDEIHTIIGAGGASGSLDASNMFKPALARGEIQCIGATTLDEYRQYIEKDGALERRFQKVIIEPATPDETLQILHNIKSKYEDHHNVTYTDEAIKACVALTARYITDRHLPDKAIDALDEAGSRVHITNINVPQNIVEIEGKIEEIKELKNQVVRSQKYEEAARLRDTEKQLHAQLEAAKKAWEEETKQNRVTVSEENVAEVVSMMSGVPVQRVNQNEGEKLIKMNALLQGKVIGQDKALEKVVKAIQRNRAGLKDPNKPIGSFIFLGPTGVGKTQLAKVLAKHLFDNDDALIRIDMSEYMEKFATTRLIGAPPGYVGYEEGGQLTEKVRRRPYSVILLDEIEKAHPDVFNMLLQVLDDGMLTDSLGRKIDFKNTIIIMTSNIGARQLKDFGVGVGFGTATRKDGEDEISKGVIESALKKAFAPEFLNRIDDVIMFNSLQKEDIHKIIDIELASLFGRVNGLGFVIKISDAAKDYIVEKGYDVNYGARPLKRAIQKYLEDPMAEEIIKSSLTEGDEIEVDYNKEKDEIIVSAHKPKTKRSKKEDKA